A genomic stretch from Phycisphaerae bacterium includes:
- the atpC gene encoding ATP synthase F1 subunit epsilon, translated as MATDPITCSVITPERQVLQTTANSVVFPAHDGLVGILKDRAPLLCELGAGPLRVEGGGGTRELFVDGGFAQVLDNQVTILTERAIPVEDLTREKAQAALSDAEKMPASDEAAVTARQKAIDRAKAQIHLAKK; from the coding sequence ATGGCCACCGACCCCATCACCTGCTCCGTCATCACCCCCGAACGCCAGGTCCTCCAGACCACCGCCAATTCCGTCGTCTTCCCCGCCCACGACGGTCTCGTCGGCATCCTCAAGGACCGCGCCCCGTTGCTCTGCGAACTCGGCGCCGGCCCGCTCCGCGTCGAAGGCGGCGGCGGCACCAGGGAGTTGTTCGTGGATGGCGGTTTCGCCCAGGTCCTCGACAACCAGGTCACGATCCTCACCGAGCGGGCCATCCCCGTAGAAGACCTCACCCGCGAAAAGGCCCAGGCCGCGCTCTCCGACGCCGAAAAAATGCCCGCCTCCGACGAAGCAGCCGTCACCGCCCGCCAAAAAGCCATCGACCGCGCCAAGGCCCAGATCCACCTCGCCAAGAAATAG
- a CDS encoding methyltransferase domain-containing protein, with amino-acid sequence MTTSDSTERTPPASKVDFYDSTYGRFDDSLYREIRQETWQDDFGQNGWITAREQDEFIEWLSLRPGQHVLDIACGSGGPSLRIVAQTRATVVGVDIHPDGVRTGRQEAARRGLSDLASFEVIDAQGHLPFADGSFDVVICIDAINHLADRTKVLTEWARVLQPGGRLLFTDPVVVTGPLTSEEIAARSSIGFFLFVAPDTNERMLIDTGFRLTKKADLSGAIAQVATNWHAARQKRADKLRIIEGVETFEGQQRFLSVAARLPLERRLSRFAYLACTL; translated from the coding sequence ATGACGACAAGTGACTCGACGGAACGTACCCCGCCCGCCTCAAAGGTCGACTTCTATGACTCGACCTACGGCCGGTTTGACGATTCACTCTACCGGGAGATCCGCCAGGAGACGTGGCAGGACGACTTTGGCCAGAATGGCTGGATCACCGCGAGGGAGCAGGATGAATTCATCGAATGGCTCTCACTCCGCCCGGGACAGCACGTGCTGGACATCGCTTGCGGCTCGGGTGGGCCGTCGCTCAGGATCGTCGCGCAAACGCGCGCCACTGTCGTTGGGGTCGATATCCATCCCGACGGAGTCCGCACGGGTCGGCAAGAGGCCGCCCGCCGCGGTCTGTCCGACCTGGCTTCATTCGAGGTGATCGATGCGCAAGGGCACCTCCCGTTCGCAGACGGTTCATTCGATGTTGTCATCTGCATTGACGCGATCAACCACCTTGCCGATCGGACCAAAGTGCTCACCGAATGGGCCCGGGTGCTCCAACCGGGTGGGCGTCTGTTGTTTACCGATCCGGTGGTCGTTACGGGTCCGCTCACAAGCGAGGAGATCGCCGCGCGCAGTTCAATCGGCTTCTTCCTCTTCGTCGCACCGGATACCAACGAGCGCATGCTTATCGACACAGGATTCCGGTTGACGAAGAAAGCCGACTTGTCAGGTGCGATCGCTCAAGTCGCGACGAACTGGCACGCGGCTCGTCAGAAGCGGGCCGACAAGCTGAGAATCATTGAGGGCGTTGAGACGTTCGAGGGTCAGCAGCGATTCCTGAGTGTTGCGGCCCGGCTCCCGCTCGAGCGACGCCTCTCACGATTTGCATACCTGGCGTGCACGCTCTGA
- the rpoB gene encoding DNA-directed RNA polymerase subunit beta, with translation MMIVTKEIRSFSKLGDAMAMPNLIEIQVGSYKRFLQEGTLTEHRTPTGLEGLLREVFPISSYDENIVLEYLDYSLGKPRYTPDECRQLRLTYGMPLRIRCKLHRKDKDEIFEDRIYLGDIPIMIGGGEFIINGAERVIVSQLHRSPGVDFIKETLEADRPLHACRIIPERGSWVEINITRKDVMAVRIDQSSKIPATSFLRAMDPRYGKDEDIIREFYPTKTIRVANLRADMYVVSEVRLDESEDAEPLVRAGCQVGDAVARIQGSSIKQLEVIDKVGDPLILNTLAEDGSHSHEDALMRIYKSLRPGNPAQLDKAVKLFHEKFYDANRYRLGRVGRFRINRKFGLSIPTSLNTLTAADFVACLRYLLDLRSQERIGFSVPQRVPFELCMLRWTRELADQLSGYLTKNQPVKDPKEGVVLGQLDSIRDGRKKLQPIDVVKELYRQLRSLCDAPTEWAPTGSIDLDLMRQLLGKGKQDRDSDVTKLARDYIVATIRTRASRLLEGIEAYLAASKHGQPEVVQVDFMNYYPRPGVIYTFNEADSKRLTASGEATIEAEWRELFGSGIKHSAFEPFESVSAVLQKHGNKELLSVGNVHEYGWRQTRVIVAEDDIDHLGNRRLRTIDELACDEIRKGFLKLRRTVQERMSMREPDQLGKIPELINSKAISGAIEFFFGRGELSQVVDQTNPLSQLTHERRLSALGPGGLNRKRAGFEVRDVHISHYGRICPIETPEGTNIGLIASLSIYSTVDEYGFLITPYRKVEKGGSVNGGHEFLRADEEMKTVLAPPDAVDPKASRVTGDHIMARIRGDLALVTKDEIEYIDISPKQTVGVSASLIPFLEHDDANRALMGSNMQRQAVPLLITEPPVVATGMERVVADNSGMVVHAQTDGTVTFVDASRIVLDNTEEYELRKFQGLNERTCLNQIPLVKLGQKVKKGQIIADGPATRNGELALGRNVLVAFMTYDGYNFEDAILISERLVQNDTFTSIHIDEHEIEIRETKLGREEFTRDIPNVSERALRSLDENGIITVGTEVQPGDILVGKVSPKSKSELSPEEKLLHAIFGRAGEDVKNDSLEVPSGISGIVIDAKRFSRRTHLSEDQKRLVQKRIKDYKNTTNLRIIAVFRKMLEEMEAVAGQPIVDPETKQVVGRSDNPDVVMEQICDDKQNWRFNVKWVKPANKRDECEPIYNRYWPRIAEHIEERERKIAQIKRGDELPSGVLEMVKVYTATKRQLSVGDKMAGRHGNKGVIAKILPVEDMPFLADGTPVDIMLNPLGVPSRMNVGQILETHLGWAAKILGFQAITPVFDGCREEELHAAVEEANRKVETLAADPKAVAVADKQGLMLSKMPYGGKINLFDGRTGDRFDQPVTIGYIYMMKLHHLVDDKIHARATGPYSLITQQPLGGKARTGGQRFGEMEVWGLEAYGAAYILQELLTVKSDDVEGRTKIYESMVKGENTLEAGTPVSFDVLCNEIRGLGMNIQLEKGRLI, from the coding sequence ATGATGATCGTCACCAAAGAGATTCGTTCTTTCAGCAAACTCGGCGACGCGATGGCCATGCCGAATCTGATCGAGATTCAGGTTGGCTCCTACAAGCGCTTCCTTCAGGAGGGCACGCTGACCGAGCACCGGACTCCGACCGGTCTTGAGGGCCTGTTGCGGGAAGTTTTCCCGATCTCCAGTTATGACGAGAACATCGTCCTGGAGTACCTCGACTATTCGCTGGGCAAGCCGCGCTACACGCCGGACGAGTGCCGGCAGCTTCGCCTGACCTACGGGATGCCGCTGCGCATCCGCTGCAAGCTGCACCGCAAGGATAAGGACGAGATCTTCGAAGACCGGATTTACCTCGGCGATATCCCGATCATGATCGGCGGCGGGGAGTTCATCATTAACGGGGCCGAGCGCGTCATCGTGTCGCAGCTTCACCGCTCGCCCGGCGTGGACTTCATCAAAGAGACGCTGGAGGCGGACCGGCCGCTGCACGCGTGCCGCATCATTCCGGAGCGCGGGAGCTGGGTGGAGATCAATATCACGCGCAAGGACGTGATGGCCGTCCGAATCGACCAGTCAAGCAAGATCCCGGCGACGAGTTTCCTGCGGGCGATGGACCCTCGGTATGGGAAGGATGAGGACATCATCCGCGAGTTTTATCCCACGAAGACGATCCGCGTGGCCAATCTTCGCGCCGATATGTATGTCGTGTCCGAGGTCCGCCTCGATGAGAGCGAAGACGCCGAGCCGCTGGTGCGGGCCGGTTGCCAGGTCGGCGACGCCGTGGCCCGGATTCAGGGCAGCAGCATCAAGCAACTCGAAGTCATCGACAAGGTCGGCGACCCGCTGATCCTCAATACCCTCGCCGAAGACGGCAGCCACAGCCATGAAGACGCGCTGATGCGGATTTATAAGAGTCTGCGGCCGGGCAACCCGGCGCAGCTCGACAAGGCGGTCAAGCTCTTCCACGAGAAATTCTACGACGCGAATCGCTATCGCCTGGGCCGGGTCGGTCGATTCCGCATCAACCGCAAGTTCGGGCTCTCGATCCCGACTTCGCTGAACACATTGACGGCGGCGGACTTCGTCGCGTGTTTGCGATACCTGCTCGACCTGCGCAGCCAGGAGCGGATTGGTTTTTCGGTGCCGCAGCGGGTGCCGTTTGAATTGTGCATGCTCCGCTGGACGCGCGAGCTGGCCGATCAACTGAGCGGCTATTTGACCAAGAACCAGCCCGTCAAAGACCCCAAGGAGGGCGTGGTCCTCGGACAACTGGATTCGATCCGGGACGGGCGCAAGAAACTGCAGCCGATCGATGTGGTCAAGGAACTCTACCGCCAGCTTCGCAGCCTTTGCGATGCTCCGACGGAATGGGCTCCGACCGGTTCGATCGACCTCGACCTGATGCGCCAGCTTCTCGGCAAGGGCAAGCAGGACCGCGATTCGGACGTGACGAAGCTGGCCCGCGATTACATCGTGGCGACGATTCGGACGCGCGCCTCGCGATTGCTGGAGGGGATAGAAGCCTATCTGGCGGCATCGAAGCACGGCCAGCCAGAGGTCGTGCAGGTCGATTTCATGAACTACTACCCGCGGCCGGGGGTGATTTACACCTTTAACGAGGCGGATTCGAAGCGGCTCACGGCTTCGGGCGAGGCGACGATCGAGGCGGAATGGCGCGAGCTGTTCGGCAGCGGCATCAAGCACTCCGCCTTCGAGCCGTTTGAGAGCGTCTCCGCCGTGCTTCAGAAGCACGGCAACAAGGAACTGCTATCGGTCGGCAATGTCCACGAGTACGGCTGGCGGCAGACCCGCGTCATCGTCGCGGAGGACGACATCGACCACCTCGGCAATCGGCGGTTGCGAACGATTGACGAACTGGCCTGCGATGAGATTCGCAAGGGCTTCCTGAAGCTCCGCCGCACGGTGCAGGAGCGCATGAGCATGCGCGAGCCCGACCAGCTCGGGAAAATCCCGGAGCTGATCAATTCCAAGGCAATCTCCGGGGCGATCGAGTTCTTCTTCGGCCGCGGCGAGTTGTCGCAGGTCGTCGACCAGACCAATCCCCTGAGCCAGCTCACGCACGAGCGGCGGCTCTCGGCCCTCGGCCCCGGCGGTTTGAACCGCAAGCGGGCGGGCTTCGAGGTCCGCGACGTGCATATCAGCCATTACGGACGCATCTGCCCGATCGAGACGCCGGAAGGCACGAACATCGGTCTGATCGCGTCGCTGAGCATCTACTCGACCGTCGATGAGTATGGGTTCTTGATTACCCCCTATCGCAAGGTGGAGAAGGGCGGGAGCGTCAACGGCGGACACGAGTTCCTGCGTGCCGACGAGGAGATGAAGACGGTGCTGGCGCCGCCGGATGCGGTGGACCCGAAGGCGAGCCGCGTGACGGGTGACCATATCATGGCGCGGATTCGGGGTGATCTGGCCCTCGTGACCAAGGACGAGATTGAATATATCGATATCTCTCCCAAGCAGACCGTCGGCGTCTCCGCCAGCCTGATCCCGTTCCTGGAACACGATGACGCCAACCGCGCGCTGATGGGCTCGAACATGCAGCGGCAGGCCGTACCGCTCCTGATTACGGAGCCGCCGGTCGTGGCGACCGGCATGGAGCGCGTGGTGGCGGACAACAGCGGCATGGTGGTCCACGCCCAGACCGATGGCACGGTCACCTTCGTGGATGCGTCGCGGATCGTGCTGGACAACACGGAAGAGTACGAACTGCGGAAGTTCCAGGGGCTCAACGAGCGAACCTGCCTCAATCAAATTCCGCTGGTCAAGCTCGGCCAAAAGGTCAAGAAGGGACAGATCATCGCCGACGGTCCGGCCACGCGAAACGGTGAGTTGGCGCTGGGGCGCAATGTCCTCGTCGCGTTCATGACGTACGACGGTTACAACTTTGAGGACGCCATCCTGATTTCGGAGCGGCTCGTTCAGAACGATACGTTTACCAGCATCCACATCGACGAGCACGAGATTGAAATTCGCGAAACGAAGCTCGGCCGCGAGGAATTCACCCGCGATATCCCCAACGTCTCCGAGCGGGCGCTGCGCAGCCTCGACGAGAACGGAATCATCACCGTTGGGACAGAAGTGCAGCCCGGCGACATTCTCGTCGGCAAGGTCTCGCCCAAGAGCAAGAGCGAGCTGTCGCCCGAAGAAAAGCTGCTGCACGCAATCTTCGGCCGCGCCGGCGAGGACGTGAAGAACGATTCCCTGGAAGTGCCCAGCGGCATCTCCGGCATCGTGATCGACGCCAAGCGGTTCAGCCGGCGCACCCATCTTTCCGAAGATCAGAAGCGCCTCGTGCAGAAACGGATCAAGGATTACAAGAACACGACGAACCTTCGCATTATCGCCGTCTTCCGAAAGATGCTCGAGGAGATGGAAGCCGTCGCGGGCCAGCCCATCGTGGACCCCGAGACCAAGCAGGTCGTCGGGCGCAGCGACAATCCCGACGTCGTCATGGAACAGATCTGCGACGACAAGCAGAACTGGCGCTTCAATGTGAAGTGGGTCAAGCCGGCCAACAAGCGCGACGAGTGCGAGCCGATCTACAATCGCTATTGGCCGCGCATCGCCGAGCACATCGAGGAGCGCGAGCGGAAAATCGCCCAGATCAAACGCGGCGACGAACTGCCCTCCGGCGTCCTCGAAATGGTCAAGGTCTACACCGCCACCAAGCGGCAGCTTTCGGTCGGCGACAAGATGGCCGGCCGTCATGGAAACAAGGGCGTCATCGCCAAGATCCTCCCGGTCGAGGACATGCCCTTCCTCGCCGACGGAACGCCCGTCGACATCATGCTTAACCCGCTGGGCGTGCCGTCGCGCATGAACGTCGGGCAGATTCTGGAGACGCACCTGGGCTGGGCCGCGAAAATCCTCGGCTTCCAGGCGATCACCCCGGTCTTTGACGGATGCCGGGAAGAAGAACTGCACGCCGCGGTGGAGGAGGCCAATCGCAAGGTCGAGACCCTCGCCGCCGATCCCAAGGCCGTCGCCGTGGCCGACAAACAGGGCCTCATGCTCTCGAAGATGCCCTACGGAGGCAAGATCAACCTCTTCGACGGCCGAACCGGAGACCGATTCGATCAGCCCGTGACGATCGGCTACATCTACATGATGAAGCTGCACCACCTCGTGGATGACAAGATTCATGCCCGCGCGACGGGCCCCTACTCGCTGATTACGCAGCAGCCCCTCGGCGGCAAGGCCCGTACCGGCGGCCAGCGGTTCGGCGAAATGGAAGTCTGGGGCCTGGAGGCGTATGGCGCGGCGTACATTCTCCAGGAGTTGCTCACGGTCAAGTCCGACGACGTGGAAGGCCGGACGAAGATTTACGAGTCGATGGTCAAGGGCGAGAACACGCTGGAGGCGGGCACGCCCGTGTCCTTTGACGTGTTGTGCAATGAAATCCGCGGGCTGGGGATGAACATCCAGCTCGAAAAAGGCAGGTTAATTTGA
- the rpoC gene encoding DNA-directed RNA polymerase subunit beta', translated as MADSIYDRVNDYGAVKISLASPNDIRSWSYGEVRKPETINYRTYRAEKDGLFCERIFGPERDWECFCGKYKGTKHKGMICDRCGVKVTHSRVRRKRMGHINLAAPIVHIWFFKAMPSRLGALLDMKTSDLEKVVYFQDYVVVEPKDTPLKRGQILSEEEYRSSIDKYGDSFEAQIGAEAVKTLLGKLSLAQLGQELREAILNTNSKQKIKDLSKRLKIVESLRNSANDPTWMVMDVIPVIPPDLRPLVLLDSGNFATSDLNDLYRRIINRNNRLKKLIDLNAPEVIIRNEKRMLQQAVDALFDNGRCRRPVLGSSNRPLKSMTDMIKGKQGRFRENLLGKRVDYSARSVIVVGPELKLHQCGLPKKIALELYQPFIIRKLKERGFADTIKSAKKMLERRDQEIWDILEEVIYQHPVLLNRAPTLHRMGIQAFEPVLVEGNAIRIHPLVCKGFNADFDGDQMAVHLPLSIEAQVEAHVLMMATNNIFSPASGSPIMSPSQDIVMGIFYLTCDHAHEASLEPKRSFSTFQEALLAYELGKISIHEQIRVRIDREQMVEGQKKRPVPVAANRVIKTTVGRLIFNDILPVGMPFYNYPLSQKGAGRVIADCYAHLGRAETIDFLDRIKELGFKRSTLAGLSFGLTDMRIPDKKKFFIEEAQKKVDRITKAFQQGAITNLERYNQLIDTWVHVRERVTEAMMHEIKNDFRDTDMKYVQPGAPGGRKYLNPIFLMTDSGARGSTDQVRQLAGMRALMAKPSGEIIETPIKANFREGLSVLEYFSSTHGARKGLADTALKTADSGYLTRKLADVAQNVIVTTRDCGTINGITKETRYKGEEVDITLTESIVGRIARDTIRHPVTDEIVVKENDIITNEIARRIESPPAEGGLGLEKIRVRSPLTCESTQGVCSRCYGVDMSTGKVVESGMAIGIIAAQSIGEPGTQLTMRTFHTGGVASRSVIESDIKASSGGTVKFHDLNAVPFVDPASNEKCLIVLKRNGELAINDEKGRELERHKIPYGARVHVADGDVVKPRTVLCNWDPHLTPILAEAGGFIRFQDVIEGETVRLETEGKASKYVVVEHRGDKNPQVIIEDADGKILEYHYLPAKARIEVQEKDEVKAGWLLARRPRELAGTQDITGGLPRVTEIFEARKPKEPAVMAEISGTIEIRSDRRRGKMTIVIHPDSKDLEAREHHVPQDKHLLVHAGDRVEAGDPLCDGPLVPHDILAIKGEEALQNYLLHEVQSVYRSQNVGINDKHIETIINQMLRKVKVDQAGDSALLPGEIIDKFRFRGENQRLSKSVKITDVGDSSFVEAQTVTKEELNAENEKLEESGKAPAKGRKPKPATAGTVLLGITKAALQSESFISAASFQETTKVLTEAALGSAVDNLVGLKENVILGHLIPAGTAFKDFVEMSVDHLGEPPPEEPAEVRMPELVGAPASAEPETMGLTEGSLAGTTSGSLATSAAEDSQGSPATMA; from the coding sequence ATGGCTGACAGTATTTACGATCGCGTGAACGATTACGGCGCGGTGAAGATCTCGCTGGCGTCGCCCAACGACATTCGCTCCTGGTCGTACGGCGAGGTCCGCAAGCCCGAGACGATCAACTACCGAACGTACCGCGCTGAAAAGGACGGCCTCTTCTGCGAGCGGATCTTCGGACCCGAGCGCGACTGGGAGTGCTTCTGCGGGAAGTACAAGGGCACCAAGCACAAGGGCATGATCTGCGATCGCTGCGGCGTCAAAGTGACGCACAGCCGCGTGCGGCGCAAGCGGATGGGCCACATCAACCTGGCCGCGCCGATCGTGCACATCTGGTTCTTCAAGGCGATGCCCTCCCGGCTGGGCGCGCTGCTCGACATGAAAACGTCCGACCTGGAGAAGGTCGTCTATTTCCAGGACTACGTCGTCGTGGAGCCGAAGGACACGCCGCTGAAGCGCGGCCAGATCCTTTCCGAGGAGGAGTACCGCAGCAGCATCGACAAGTATGGCGACAGCTTCGAGGCCCAGATCGGCGCCGAGGCCGTCAAGACGCTCCTGGGGAAGCTCAGCCTGGCCCAACTCGGGCAGGAGCTGCGCGAGGCCATCCTCAACACGAATAGCAAGCAGAAGATCAAGGACCTGTCCAAGCGCCTGAAGATCGTCGAGAGCCTGCGCAACAGCGCCAACGATCCCACGTGGATGGTCATGGATGTGATCCCGGTCATCCCGCCGGACTTGCGGCCGCTCGTACTGCTGGATAGCGGAAACTTCGCCACCAGCGATTTGAACGACCTCTACCGCCGCATCATCAACCGCAACAACCGCCTGAAGAAGCTGATCGACCTGAACGCGCCGGAAGTCATCATTCGCAACGAAAAGCGCATGCTTCAGCAGGCGGTCGACGCCCTTTTCGACAATGGCCGGTGCCGCCGGCCGGTGCTCGGCTCGTCCAACCGCCCCCTCAAGAGCATGACAGACATGATCAAGGGCAAGCAGGGCCGCTTCCGCGAGAACCTGCTGGGTAAGCGCGTGGACTACTCCGCGCGAAGCGTCATCGTCGTCGGCCCGGAACTGAAGCTGCACCAGTGCGGTCTGCCCAAGAAGATCGCCCTGGAGCTGTACCAGCCGTTCATCATCCGCAAGCTTAAGGAGCGCGGCTTCGCCGACACGATCAAGAGCGCGAAGAAGATGCTGGAGCGCCGTGATCAGGAGATCTGGGATATTCTGGAAGAGGTGATCTACCAGCACCCGGTCCTGCTGAATCGCGCCCCGACGCTGCACCGCATGGGTATTCAGGCCTTCGAGCCGGTCCTCGTGGAAGGCAACGCGATCCGGATTCATCCACTAGTGTGCAAAGGGTTCAACGCCGACTTTGACGGCGACCAGATGGCGGTCCACCTGCCGCTGTCCATCGAGGCGCAGGTCGAAGCGCATGTGCTGATGATGGCCACGAACAACATCTTCAGCCCGGCCAGCGGCTCTCCCATCATGTCGCCGAGCCAGGACATCGTCATGGGCATCTTCTATCTGACGTGCGACCACGCCCATGAGGCCAGTTTGGAGCCCAAGCGATCGTTTTCCACCTTCCAAGAGGCCCTGCTCGCCTATGAGCTGGGCAAAATCTCGATCCACGAGCAGATTCGCGTTCGCATCGATCGCGAGCAGATGGTGGAGGGGCAGAAAAAGCGGCCGGTGCCTGTCGCTGCCAATCGCGTCATCAAGACCACAGTAGGAAGGCTCATCTTCAATGACATCCTTCCCGTGGGCATGCCGTTCTATAACTACCCGCTGAGTCAAAAGGGCGCCGGTCGCGTGATCGCCGATTGCTACGCCCACCTCGGCCGCGCCGAGACGATCGACTTCCTCGATCGCATCAAGGAGCTGGGCTTCAAGCGCAGCACGCTCGCCGGATTGTCTTTCGGCCTGACCGACATGCGCATCCCCGACAAGAAGAAGTTCTTCATCGAGGAGGCCCAGAAGAAGGTCGACCGCATCACCAAGGCGTTTCAGCAGGGCGCCATCACGAACCTCGAGCGCTACAACCAGCTCATCGATACCTGGGTCCACGTTCGCGAGCGCGTCACCGAGGCGATGATGCACGAAATCAAGAACGACTTCCGCGACACGGACATGAAATACGTGCAGCCCGGCGCGCCCGGTGGGCGCAAGTATCTGAACCCCATTTTTCTCATGACCGATTCGGGCGCCCGCGGCAGCACCGACCAGGTCCGCCAGCTCGCCGGCATGCGTGCCCTCATGGCCAAGCCCTCCGGCGAAATCATCGAAACGCCGATCAAGGCCAACTTCCGCGAAGGGTTGTCCGTGTTGGAGTACTTCAGTTCGACCCACGGCGCCCGCAAGGGACTGGCTGACACGGCCCTTAAGACCGCGGACAGCGGCTACCTGACACGCAAGCTGGCCGACGTGGCGCAAAACGTCATCGTGACCACGCGCGATTGCGGCACGATTAACGGCATCACCAAGGAAACCCGGTACAAGGGCGAAGAGGTCGATATCACGCTGACCGAGTCGATCGTCGGCCGTATCGCCCGCGACACCATCCGCCATCCGGTGACCGACGAGATCGTCGTCAAGGAAAATGACATCATCACGAACGAAATCGCGCGGCGGATCGAAAGTCCTCCGGCCGAAGGCGGCCTGGGTCTGGAGAAGATTCGCGTCCGCAGCCCGCTGACCTGCGAGAGCACGCAAGGCGTCTGCTCGCGCTGCTACGGCGTGGACATGTCCACCGGCAAGGTCGTCGAATCCGGCATGGCCATCGGGATCATCGCCGCCCAGTCCATCGGCGAACCGGGAACGCAGCTCACCATGCGGACCTTCCATACCGGCGGCGTCGCCAGCCGATCGGTCATTGAAAGCGACATCAAGGCGTCCAGCGGCGGAACCGTGAAGTTCCACGATCTGAATGCGGTTCCTTTCGTAGATCCTGCGAGCAACGAAAAGTGCCTCATCGTCCTGAAGCGCAACGGTGAACTGGCCATCAATGATGAAAAAGGCCGTGAACTCGAGCGGCACAAGATACCCTATGGTGCCCGCGTACACGTGGCCGACGGCGATGTCGTCAAGCCCCGGACCGTACTTTGCAACTGGGACCCGCACCTTACGCCGATTCTGGCTGAGGCCGGCGGCTTCATCCGCTTCCAGGACGTCATCGAAGGCGAGACGGTGCGGCTGGAGACCGAAGGCAAGGCCTCCAAGTACGTTGTGGTCGAGCACCGCGGCGACAAGAACCCGCAGGTCATCATCGAAGACGCCGACGGGAAGATTCTGGAATACCACTATCTGCCCGCGAAGGCGCGTATCGAAGTGCAGGAAAAGGACGAAGTGAAGGCCGGATGGCTCCTGGCCCGCCGGCCCCGCGAACTGGCCGGCACGCAGGACATCACCGGCGGTCTGCCCCGCGTTACGGAGATCTTCGAAGCCCGCAAGCCCAAGGAGCCGGCGGTCATGGCCGAGATTTCCGGCACGATTGAGATTCGCAGCGACCGTCGACGCGGGAAGATGACCATCGTCATCCACCCGGACAGCAAGGACCTCGAGGCTCGCGAGCACCACGTCCCGCAGGACAAGCACCTGCTGGTTCATGCGGGCGATCGCGTGGAGGCCGGCGATCCGTTGTGCGACGGCCCGCTGGTCCCCCACGACATCCTCGCCATCAAGGGCGAGGAGGCGTTGCAGAATTACCTGCTCCACGAAGTGCAGTCGGTCTATCGCTCGCAGAATGTGGGAATCAACGACAAGCACATCGAGACGATCATCAACCAGATGCTGCGCAAGGTGAAGGTCGATCAGGCGGGCGATTCGGCGCTGCTGCCCGGCGAGATCATCGACAAGTTCCGCTTCCGCGGAGAGAACCAGCGCTTGAGCAAGAGCGTCAAGATCACGGATGTGGGCGACTCGAGTTTTGTCGAGGCTCAGACGGTGACCAAGGAAGAGCTGAACGCGGAAAACGAAAAGCTGGAAGAGTCGGGCAAGGCCCCGGCCAAGGGTCGCAAGCCCAAGCCGGCCACGGCAGGGACCGTGCTGCTCGGCATCACCAAGGCCGCGCTGCAGAGCGAATCGTTCATTTCCGCGGCCAGCTTCCAGGAGACGACCAAGGTCCTCACCGAGGCGGCGCTGGGGAGCGCCGTGGACAATTTGGTGGGTCTCAAGGAAAACGTCATTCTCGGCCACCTTATCCCCGCGGGAACGGCCTTTAAGGACTTTGTGGAGATGTCGGTCGATCACCTCGGGGAACCGCCTCCCGAGGAGCCCGCGGAGGTGCGAATGCCCGAATTGGTCGGCGCCCCGGCCTCGGCGGAGCCGGAAACCATGGGACTGACCGAAGGGTCGCTGGCCGGCACGACGAGCGGTTCGCTCGCCACCAGCGCGGCCGAGGATTCTCAGGGATCGCCGGCCACGATGGCGTAG